DNA sequence from the Methanolobus psychrophilus R15 genome:
AGATAGAAGGATGGAAGAAGCAATATCCCCTCCACTACATGGAACCTGCCGGGGACGAGATCAAGCCCCAGTATATCGTCGAGCAGATCAATGCAGTATGCCCCGATGCCATCGTAGTCACAGAGGTCGGACAGCACCAGATGTGGGCTGCCCAGTATTTCAAATACACAGAGCCTAGGACCTTCATATCCTCAGGCGGGCTCGGGACCATGGGCTACGGGTTCCCTGCCGCCATAGGCGCAAAGGTAGCCAGGCCTGACAAGGTGGTCATCGATGTTTCAGGCGACGGTTCCTTCCAGATGAACTCGCAGGAGATGGCGACCATCGTGCAGAACAATATCCCTGTCATCATTGCCATATTCAACAACGGATTCCTGGGCATGGTCAGGCAGTGGCAGGAGATATTCTACGGTAAGAGGTATTCCTCTACCTGTATAAGAGACAGCGTCGACTTTGTCAAGCTTGCCGAAGCGTACGGTGCCCTGGGAATAAGGGCAACAAAACGTGATGAGGTCCGCCCTGCTATTGAAAAGGCCATCGCATCAGGCAGACCCACCCTTATTGACTTCATAGTTGAGTGCGAGGAAAATGTTTCACCCATGGTCCCGGCTGGTGCTGCTATCAATGAAATACTTGACCTGGAGAGGAAAGAATGAGGCACACACTTTCAGTTCTGGTTGAGAACAGGCATGGGGTACTCGCAAGGGTCGCAGGCATGTTCGCAAGGAGAGGATATAACATTGACAGCCTGACTGTCGGGGTCACAGAAGACCCCACCATTTCCCGCATGACAATTGTGGTCAGGGGAGATGACCAAGTCCTCGAGCAGGTCACAAAACAGCTCAACAAGCTCATCGATGTCATCCGTGTCAGCGACCTTAAAGCAGAAGATACCGTTGAGAGGGAAATGGCACTGTTCAAAGTGAGTTCGGATGTCAACAACAGGTCCGAGATCATGCAGATAGTGGACATATTCCGCGCAAGGATAATCGACGTGGCTCCAAAGTCAATGATCGTGGAAGTGACGGGCGACGAAACCAAGATAGAGGCAATAGAGCAGCTCCTGCGTCCTTTCGGGATAAAGGAAATGGTCAGGACCGGCAAGGTCGCCCTGAGAAGAGGGGCGAAAGGTGTTTCAAGCTGAAAGCACAGTTAACACCATATTTTTATTTACGGATAAGATTCATTCATATAAATATTCACATAAAGAGGTACTAGATAATGGCACAGATGTTCTACGATAATGATGCAGACCTTACTGCACTGAAAGGGAAGAAAATAGCAGTTATGGGTTATGGAAGCCAGGGGCACGCCCAGGCACAGAATCTTCATGACTCCGGCCTTGACGTGGTCGTGGGCTTAAGAAAGGGCAGCAAGCGCTGGAAACAGGCCGAGGATGATGGCCTTAAGGTCATGACAGTGGCAGATGCAGCAAAAGCTGCAGACATCATACAGATACTCCTGCCTGACGAGACACAGTCCCAGGTATATTACAGCGAGATCGAGCCAGGACTTGAAGCTGGGAATGCCATTGTGTTCTCACATGGATTCAACATCCATTACAACCAGATAGTGCCCCAGAAGGACATTGACGTCTACATGGTCGCACCAAAGAGCCCCGGGCACCTGGTCAGAAGAACCTACAGGGAAGGCGCAGGAGTCCCCGGACTTATCGCAGTTTACCAGGATGCCACAGGCAATGCAAAGAACCTTGCACTTGCACACGCAAAGGGTGTCGGATGCACACGTGCCGGAGTATACGAGACAAGCTTCCGAGAGGAAACCGAGACCGATCTCTTTGGAGAGCAGGTCGACCTGTGTGGTGGAGTAGCCTCACTTATCAAGATGTCATTTGAAGTGCTGACCGAGGCAGGATACCAGCCTGAAATGGCATACTTTGAGACATGCCACGAGCTCAAGCTCATTATCGACCTTATCTACGAGGGCGGGCTTGAGAAGATGTGGTACTCCGTTTCCAACACTGCAGAATACGGCGGCATGACAGTGGGACCTAAGGTCATTAACGAACTGTCCAGGGAAGCCATGTACGATGCATTGGAAAGGATCCAGAACGGAGAATTTGCCCGTGAGTTCGTGCTTGAAGGCAGGGCGAACAGGCCTGTGCTCACAGCCATGGAAAGGATGGACAGGGAACACCCCGTGGAAATCATCGGCAAGCAGATCAGAGCAAAGATGCCCTGGCTCAACAGCGGACTTAACGAAAAGTAGGCCTTCAGCCTGCATCTATTTCTATTTTTGATCTTAAAACATTGACCATTAACCGGAGGTTTGCAATGCCAGGAACTATCGAGACGATTCTATCAAGACGCAGCATACGGGAATTCACGCAAGCAAAGGTCCCAAGGGAAGACATCACCACCATCCTCAACGCAGGCAGATGGGCACCTTCGGGACTTAACAACCAGCCATGGAAATTCATAGTCATCCAGCAGAAAGAGACAATGGAAAAGATGGCCGCGTGCACTCATTACAGCAAGGTCGTAAGCAATGCACCCCTGCTAATAGCTGTGTACCTTGATCGGGACACAATGTACAACCGGACAAAGGACCTGCAGGCCGTGGGCGCTGCCATACAGAATATGCTGCTTGCCTGCTGCGAGCTGGGGCTTGGAGCGGTCTGGCTTGGAGAGATATTGAACAACAAAGATAAAGTTAACTTGATTCTTAGTTGTCCCGAATCCATGGAGCTTATGGCCGTGCTTGCCATAGGGTATCCGGGAGAAAAAAATGCCAAATCCTCAAGAAAGCACATAAAAGATATCTGCTACGAAGAAAAGTATGCAGAAGAATGGAAGTAAAATATATGGAGGCTAGGAGACGAAGACAATGATTGTGGAGAAAGGAGGTATTTTTTTCGCAGACCCAACCAAAGAAGGGTTATGATTGCGATTTATTTCTATTGTGTAGTATGGACAGTCTTCGTCTCCAAATCATAGAATGTGTTCCATATATTTAAGTTTTTTTCAAATTTGGAGTAATACAAGATTGTTTGATTTAATGCTAAATCAAATTTGATTGATTAATCCTTTTTTAACCTTCTGGAGACACACTGCCGGTTTATACACAACTCCCTTGCATCCTTATCTTTTTCCTTTATCCCCAGTTTCTTCCAGCCGCACTGCTCGCACTCACCGGCGATCGTCAGTTTGCCTTCTTTTGGAAGGGATTGCGTAAACCCGCACTTCTGGGTACATGCCAGAAAACGGGTATCCTTCATGGCAAGAATGAACATCGATCCCTCACATTTAGGGCAGGTACCTACGACATCTGGCGGGAAGCAAGCCTTCTCAAGCTCGCACGTAAAACACGGACCTATACCCACCGACCAGTAATACTTTGTACCCACTTTCAGGACAGCGATTCCCGACTTGTTGCACTGCTTCGACCTGGCTATTACAAGAGCACCCTCCTTAGGAAGCGGATAAGTCTTCCTGCAATCCGGATAACCGCTGCAGCCCACGAACCTGCCCTTGTCGGTCTTGACTATACGTAGCATCCGGCCACATTCAGGGCACTGGCCGATAAAGTTCTTCTTGTCAGCAGCAACCTGCTCATCGGTGATCGTCCCGGCCATTTTCCGGACTATCTGCTCCCTGTTTGTGATCAGATGTGAATACATATCCCGGATAAGCACGGAGCCCTCTTCAAGCGCACCCTCAAAGCCTTTTTTCCCATCCTCCACATCCTGGATAAGAGCCTCAATACGAGACCGGACATCAGGCTTCACAAGTATCGGAACCGTGGAGTCAAGAGCCTCCATAAGCGTAAACCCGGTATCAAGGATAGAGATGGTCTTGCCCTTTGTTTCAAAATATCCGCGTTTTTTGTTGGTCTCTATATGAGAGGGAGCTGTGGCTTTGGTGCCTATCCCGTATTTGTCCATCAGGGTCAGCAGCTCTGCCTCTGTCAGCCTTTTGGGAGGGGTTGTCTGTGATTTGGTATTGCTCAGTTTTTTGATCGCTATTTCCTCTTTCACAGCTATATCGGGAAGGAACTTGTCGTTCTTCGTCTCAAAGGGATATACGGCCAGCCAGCCTGCATTTTTCATTACAGAACCCGTGGCATCGAATATCTCTTCCTTGACGCTTATCTCAAGATGGGTCTTTTCAAAGATTGCAGGCTGCATGAGGTTGGCGAGGAAATGCCGGGCTACCAGATCATACACTTTCCAGGCATCAGGCATCCTTACACTTTTCTCGACATCTGCTTTCGTAGCTGCCCGGATAGGATGTATGGGCGGGTGGTCATGCCCGTCACGTGTCCCGTTCCTGCATGTAATGGGCAGCCTGGAAAGAATGGCCATCGCATACTCCCGGTATTCCCCCGAAGCAAAGCCCAGGACCTTCATCTTAAAATCGAAATCATCTGCATACTTATTGGTCTCGGTCCTCGGATAGCTGGTAAAACCCGACAGATAAAGCTGCTCTGCGATCTCAAGGGCATTTTCCGGGCTTATCCCAAGGAACTTGGAAGCACGCTTGAGGAACTCAGTAGTATTAAGCGGATAAGGAGGACTTGTTATGGATTCCTTTACGCTTTTCTTTGCAAGGATTCCTGTTTTGGAGCCTTTTATACGGCTGAAGATCTCATCGGCCTTTGCCTTATCGTGGATATGACCACTGCGATGGGTACCCGTAAAATCGATGTTCGAATGGCTAAAGGTCCCCTCTATCTTCCAGAAGTCCTTTGACTTGAAATCAAGTATAAGTTTTTCACGCTCGTAAACGAACCCGCATGTAGGCGTCTGGCAGGGACCGATGGAAATGATATCCTTGGTACGCGCCCTTTGCTGGACTGCCAGAGTCAGGAACCGGGTGAAGGCTGCACCCATCTTAAGGTCCAGTATCTGACGTGCCTCTGCAGACATCGCAAGGTTGAAGTCCGGTTCCACAAGATTGCTAAATGCCTGTCTGATCTCGCTTTCGGACAGCGAGGAAAAACGTGCCCTTTTCACGGGGGACTTTGATACCTTCTCCGCAAGGGATTTGGCCTCAAAGCCAATGTTCTCACCTTCCCGGTCAAAGTCACATGCAAGTATTATCTCATCGGCACCTTTTGAAACTAATGCTATGGCTGCTGCATAGGGCTGCTTGGTCACGTTCTTCACAGGAGGGGTATCAAGAAGCACTGCAGGATCGCAGCCACGCCAGTTGTTTAGTTCGGGAGGAAAATCATATCCCATGATATGACCTGATAGCCCCATTATCCTCCATTCCTTCCCATCTTTTTTGAAGTCGTATACCGGAATGCCCTCTATTGATGCCCGGTTGAACCCCCCTTCGCTCAGTATACCGGCAATCTGTGCCGCTGCTTTGTTCTTTTCCGTGAATACGACGATGGACATGCATGCCATTATGAGTTGATATTAGATAAGAGTTGAGCTTGCGGAGTGAAAGTAATATTATCATCGTGCCCTGTTGAAAGCTCCTAAAAAAATATACCATCCATATAACTTATTATTAGCATTATTATAAAATGTGTATACTTTGAGGTCTGTATATAAAATGTCAACGACTCCCGACTGAAGTCGAGAGCTTGCACTTCAAGTTCTCAGCTTCCTGAGCAGAATGCAATAGGCTGGTTGATGACAGCCCTTAAAGCAAGGTTTTTGCTTGCATTGAAATCTGCATTTTCTGTATGGCCACATTTCTGACATGAGAATATGCCCTGTTTCTTCCTGTTCATATCTGAAATATGAGTACATACCGAACATTGCTTTGATGTATATGCAGGATTCACGAACCTGACAATAACTCCATGTATCCTTGCCTTGTATTCTATGAAGTTTCTCAGTTCGTTGAATGCCCATTTGACATGTTTGTCCCTATCTGCTTTTCTAACCATTGTCCTTTCACGAATCCCTGTCAGTTCTTCCAGGGCTATCGATCTGTTTGTGTCTTTAGCAGCTTTGACAATATCTTTGGAGATGACGTGATTTGTATCTTTCTTGAATCTCCTTTCTCTACCACTTACCTTTCTCAGATGCTTTTTTGCTGAATAAGTTCCAAATGATTGTAGTTTCGACTTTATCCCCGCATACTTTTCCCTTACTTCCTGGCATTTCTCTCCGGAATATATCTTTCCGTCAGAAGTTGCTGCAATGTTAACGATTCCAAGGTCAACTCCAAGGAACTCTTCTGAATTCGTCAGTTCTGCTTCCTTTTGATTGATGAGTACCTGAAGATAGAATTTCTTGTTTTTGTATATGAGATCGGTCTGGCCATTTATTCTGTCGATGGTCTGACCTTTCCTGTACTTTATTCCGGTTTTGATCCTGCCGTCCAATGTAAGGATTGAAGCCATATCATTGTTTATGGATAGTATCCTCTGATCATAAACAACAGCTCCACGTGGTTGGAATTGATGGGGTACTTTTTTGTCAACTTTGTAGCTTTCAGCTACTTTTGCAAGTGCCCTGACAGCTAACTGAGAGGATAACGAGAATTTTTCTCTGATCTCATAGTAGAGGTGGTTCTGTAATTTGACTTTACTGAATATTTGCTTGTGGTATACAAAATCTGAAATGTAATTGCATGCTTCATTGAAGGATTCCATTGTTCTCAGTAACTGGTCATGTTGTTCCTGAGTGGTTACTAATTTACTTTTTATTGTTAGGAGCATGCTATCACATAAAATATATGGATACATATGACTTTAAAGTACAGTAAGTAGACTGAAAGTATTCGGGTTCAGATCTAAAAGAAAGGCTAGATCGTTGTAGTTAACGGAATTCCTCCTGCAACTGAAGTTACAGGCATCCTTCCTTAATTCATCGTGAAACGTAAGAATGTGAAACGTATATATCTATCTAAACTATAATTGCAGCCGTAAACAGACACCAACGCAGGAATAGTAAGAATGACATTAATGGAAGATGCAAAGAAAGGCATGATCACCCCCGAAATGGAAATCGTCGCCAGGAACGAGGGAATTGAAGCCAGGACAATATGTTCCTGCATTGCAAAAGGCACGATAACGATTCCCAATAATACGCAAAGGGAGTGCAGACTGATTGGTATCGGGAAATATCTCAGTACCAAGATCAATGCGAACATAGGCACATCCAGGGATTACATAAATATAGACGACGAGGTGGGGAAGGCAGTGACTGCACAGAGATACGGCGCAGATGCGCTCATGGACCTTTCCACCGGAGGAGACCTGGACCTTACCAGAAAGAGAATAATGGATGCTGTGGAGCTGCCAATAGGATCTGTCCCTATCTACCAGGCAGCAGCGATGCAAAAGACCGTTGTTGACATGACATCGGACGACATGTTCAACGCTGTACGTAAACATGCAAAGGATGGAGTGGACTTTGTCACAGTCCATGCAGGAGTTAACCTCAATTCCATACAGCGTCTCAAAACAGGCGACAGGATCACCAACATTGTCAGCAGGGGAGGTTCATTCACCTTCGCCTGGATGATACACAATGAACAGGACAATCCCTTCTATTCAGAGTATGACTACCTTCTGGAGATAGCCCACGAATACGACATGGCAGTGAGCCTCGGGGACGGCATGAGGCCCGGCTGCATCCACGATGCCTCAGACAGGCCATCGTTTATGGAATTCATCACCCTCGGAGAGCTTGTGAAAAGGACCAGGGAAGCAAACGTGCAGTGCTTTGTGGAAGGCCCCGGACATGTACCAATCGATGAGATAGAGCTGAGTGTCAAAGGAATGAAGAGCCTGTGCGACAACGCCCCGCTCTACCTGCTCGGCCCTCTTGTCACCGATATCGCCCCCGGCTACGACCACATCACAGGAGCCATCGGAGGGACATTCGCCGGCATGTGCGGCACCGACTTTTTGTGCATGACCACACCTGCCGAGCACCTGGCCCTTCCGACCAATGATGATATCAGGGAAGGCACCATTGTGACAAAAATAGCAGCTCACGCCGCAGATCTCGCAAAAGAGGGACAAAGGGAACGAGCAAGGGCCGTTGACGACAAGATGGCACACGCCCGTAAGAACCTTGATTGGGAAACGCAATTCAGCCTTGCTATCGATGGCGAGCGTGCAAGGCATATCCGGGAAAGCAGGATAACCGGCAGCGGTGCATGTTCCATGTGTGGTGACCTGTGTGCAATGAAGATCGTCAGCAAGGCGCTGGAAGAAGAAGAAGAGAGCAAAAATTAAGCTATTTTCTGCGTTTTCAAAAAAGAGGACGGATCAATACGATCCGTCAATCCATATCACTGTTTCTTGAAACACATGAACCAGTCAAGACAGTACTTGCCATCTTCAGCGGATTCCATTCTCTCCTTTGCTACTCCGCATGATCCTGGTGGCGGGATAATGACATCTTCACCCGGCTGCCAGTTTGCCGGTGTTGCAACACCCTCCGCATCTGACTTTTGCAAGGCTTTAAGCAGCCTCATGACCTCGTCCATATTCCTGCCGTTTGAGAGTGGGTAGTAGAGTATGGCCCTTATCTTGGCCTTAGGATCGATCATGAAAACGGCCCTTACAGCCTGGGTGTCAGAAGCGGTTGGCTGAAGCATCCCAAACTTCCTTGCGATATCCATCTTGAGGTCAGCGATCACGGGGAAAGTGATCTCCACATCTTTCATTCCCTTGTACTCTATCTTTTCCTTGATGGTACGAAGCCATGCAATATGGGCATAGATGCTGTCGATGGACAGGCCTATGAGCTGGCAGTTTAGGGCGTTGAACTCACCTTCCATACTTGCGAATGTCATGAACTCTGTTGTACAGACCGGAGTGAAATCTGCCGGGTGGCTGAAAAGGATAACCCATTTGCCTTTGTAATCCTTTGGGAAATTGATCTCACCCGCAGTCGTAACTGCTTTGAATGAAGGTGCATCGTCACCTATTAAAGGCATGAAGGTTACCGGGGACTCACCCGCAGTTCTCTCTGCTATGCTTTCCTTGACCCTGCGGATGCTAGTATCCACATATTCGGTTATATCTTTAGTCTGCTTGTCTAATTCCTTATCCAGTTCCATCTCTTTGATGTTGCGGGACAGGTTATCCTTCAATTCCCTGAACTGCTCTTCAATATATTTTCGTGTATCCTTTTTCTCACTCATGTGTATCACCTTTAATCAAATGGGAAGTATTGCCTGCGCGACAGAATATGTTCCTGCAGCTAAATATCCCCACGTGAACTACCACCCTATGAATAGGGTGGCTTCCTGCTTCATCATCGAATCCAACGACTCAATTCCACAGGCTTGAACTGTAGTTCCTACAGCACGATTTAGAATATTGATAGCTGCATTGTGGTCACGGTCAAGAACTAATCCACAGTATGGACAATTATGTACCCTTACTGCAAGTGGTTTCTCGACTTTTTGACCACATTTGCTACAAAGTTGTGATGTATTATATGGATTGACTAATTCTACAAACTTACCAGCTTCTTCCGCTTTGTATTTTGTAATCTGAATTAGATTACTCCATGATGCATCATGTATTGATTTTGAAAGTCTTGAATTTTTAACCATATTCATTACATTCAGGTCTTCAAAAGCTATGAAATCGTAAGCATTAATGAGTTCCCTACTTATTTTATGGTTAAAATCATTTCTTTGATTGCGTATTTTTCGATGCAATCTGTTTACCTTGTCACATTGTTTTTTCCAATTATTAGAAAACTTCCTTTTTTTGCTAAGATTACGTTGTTGTTTCTTTAATTCATCCTCCGTATTGCGATAATAATTTGGAGAATCTATTTGAGTACCATCACTTAATGTAACCAGAGAATTAAGTCCTACATCAATACCAACAAAAGTAACAGGTTCTACAGGTGTTGTATTATTCTCAATGACTACGGAGAATGTAACATACCAT
Encoded proteins:
- a CDS encoding thiamine biosynthesis protein ThiC; this encodes MTLMEDAKKGMITPEMEIVARNEGIEARTICSCIAKGTITIPNNTQRECRLIGIGKYLSTKINANIGTSRDYINIDDEVGKAVTAQRYGADALMDLSTGGDLDLTRKRIMDAVELPIGSVPIYQAAAMQKTVVDMTSDDMFNAVRKHAKDGVDFVTVHAGVNLNSIQRLKTGDRITNIVSRGGSFTFAWMIHNEQDNPFYSEYDYLLEIAHEYDMAVSLGDGMRPGCIHDASDRPSFMEFITLGELVKRTREANVQCFVEGPGHVPIDEIELSVKGMKSLCDNAPLYLLGPLVTDIAPGYDHITGAIGGTFAGMCGTDFLCMTTPAEHLALPTNDDIREGTIVTKIAAHAADLAKEGQRERARAVDDKMAHARKNLDWETQFSLAIDGERARHIRESRITGSGACSMCGDLCAMKIVSKALEEEEESKN
- a CDS encoding transposase, which codes for MQKSYKFRLYPTKQQEVTLNKTLDVCRYIYNEFLADRRNAYDRCNQGLSTMEQLYQVQYLEFDIDVHSQVKQDVIRRLGKSFDNFFRRCKNGGAKAGYPRFKGKKRYNSFTYPQSGFNISGKKLKLSKIGEIKIVQHREIEGKIKTCTIHRDGKQWYVTFSVVIENNTTPVEPVTFVGIDVGLNSLVTLSDGTQIDSPNYYRNTEDELKKQQRNLSKKRKFSNNWKKQCDKVNRLHRKIRNQRNDFNHKISRELINAYDFIAFEDLNVMNMVKNSRLSKSIHDASWSNLIQITKYKAEEAGKFVELVNPYNTSQLCSKCGQKVEKPLAVRVHNCPYCGLVLDRDHNAAINILNRAVGTTVQACGIESLDSMMKQEATLFIGW
- a CDS encoding ketol-acid reductoisomerase, with translation MAQMFYDNDADLTALKGKKIAVMGYGSQGHAQAQNLHDSGLDVVVGLRKGSKRWKQAEDDGLKVMTVADAAKAADIIQILLPDETQSQVYYSEIEPGLEAGNAIVFSHGFNIHYNQIVPQKDIDVYMVAPKSPGHLVRRTYREGAGVPGLIAVYQDATGNAKNLALAHAKGVGCTRAGVYETSFREETETDLFGEQVDLCGGVASLIKMSFEVLTEAGYQPEMAYFETCHELKLIIDLIYEGGLEKMWYSVSNTAEYGGMTVGPKVINELSREAMYDALERIQNGEFAREFVLEGRANRPVLTAMERMDREHPVEIIGKQIRAKMPWLNSGLNEK
- a CDS encoding IS605 OrfB family transposase translates to MLLTIKSKLVTTQEQHDQLLRTMESFNEACNYISDFVYHKQIFSKVKLQNHLYYEIREKFSLSSQLAVRALAKVAESYKVDKKVPHQFQPRGAVVYDQRILSINNDMASILTLDGRIKTGIKYRKGQTIDRINGQTDLIYKNKKFYLQVLINQKEAELTNSEEFLGVDLGIVNIAATSDGKIYSGEKCQEVREKYAGIKSKLQSFGTYSAKKHLRKVSGRERRFKKDTNHVISKDIVKAAKDTNRSIALEELTGIRERTMVRKADRDKHVKWAFNELRNFIEYKARIHGVIVRFVNPAYTSKQCSVCTHISDMNRKKQGIFSCQKCGHTENADFNASKNLALRAVINQPIAFCSGS
- a CDS encoding nitroreductase, with the translated sequence MEKMAACTHYSKVVSNAPLLIAVYLDRDTMYNRTKDLQAVGAAIQNMLLACCELGLGAVWLGEILNNKDKVNLILSCPESMELMAVLAIGYPGEKNAKSSRKHIKDICYEEKYAEEWK
- a CDS encoding DNA topoisomerase translates to MSIVVFTEKNKAAAQIAGILSEGGFNRASIEGIPVYDFKKDGKEWRIMGLSGHIMGYDFPPELNNWRGCDPAVLLDTPPVKNVTKQPYAAAIALVSKGADEIILACDFDREGENIGFEAKSLAEKVSKSPVKRARFSSLSESEIRQAFSNLVEPDFNLAMSAEARQILDLKMGAAFTRFLTLAVQQRARTKDIISIGPCQTPTCGFVYEREKLILDFKSKDFWKIEGTFSHSNIDFTGTHRSGHIHDKAKADEIFSRIKGSKTGILAKKSVKESITSPPYPLNTTEFLKRASKFLGISPENALEIAEQLYLSGFTSYPRTETNKYADDFDFKMKVLGFASGEYREYAMAILSRLPITCRNGTRDGHDHPPIHPIRAATKADVEKSVRMPDAWKVYDLVARHFLANLMQPAIFEKTHLEISVKEEIFDATGSVMKNAGWLAVYPFETKNDKFLPDIAVKEEIAIKKLSNTKSQTTPPKRLTEAELLTLMDKYGIGTKATAPSHIETNKKRGYFETKGKTISILDTGFTLMEALDSTVPILVKPDVRSRIEALIQDVEDGKKGFEGALEEGSVLIRDMYSHLITNREQIVRKMAGTITDEQVAADKKNFIGQCPECGRMLRIVKTDKGRFVGCSGYPDCRKTYPLPKEGALVIARSKQCNKSGIAVLKVGTKYYWSVGIGPCFTCELEKACFPPDVVGTCPKCEGSMFILAMKDTRFLACTQKCGFTQSLPKEGKLTIAGECEQCGWKKLGIKEKDKDARELCINRQCVSRRLKKD
- a CDS encoding 3-Cys thioredoxin peroxidase, which gives rise to MSEKKDTRKYIEEQFRELKDNLSRNIKEMELDKELDKQTKDITEYVDTSIRRVKESIAERTAGESPVTFMPLIGDDAPSFKAVTTAGEINFPKDYKGKWVILFSHPADFTPVCTTEFMTFASMEGEFNALNCQLIGLSIDSIYAHIAWLRTIKEKIEYKGMKDVEITFPVIADLKMDIARKFGMLQPTASDTQAVRAVFMIDPKAKIRAILYYPLSNGRNMDEVMRLLKALQKSDAEGVATPANWQPGEDVIIPPPGSCGVAKERMESAEDGKYCLDWFMCFKKQ
- a CDS encoding acetolactate synthase, small subunit gives rise to the protein MRHTLSVLVENRHGVLARVAGMFARRGYNIDSLTVGVTEDPTISRMTIVVRGDDQVLEQVTKQLNKLIDVIRVSDLKAEDTVEREMALFKVSSDVNNRSEIMQIVDIFRARIIDVAPKSMIVEVTGDETKIEAIEQLLRPFGIKEMVRTGKVALRRGAKGVSS